From one Acipenser ruthenus chromosome 21, fAciRut3.2 maternal haplotype, whole genome shotgun sequence genomic stretch:
- the LOC117427955 gene encoding transport and Golgi organization protein 2 homolog isoform X1 encodes MCIIFFKFDPRPASKNAYRLILAANRDEFYHRPSKIADFWGNGNEILSGLDMEEGKEGGTWLGISKRGKLAALTNYLEPKINTDAQGRGSLVSNFLTERLDSFSYLKKVSSEGHLYNGFNLITADFNRPKEDTFCYYGNRGGPEPICLKAGIYGLSNSLLETPWKKLQHGKQLFTEVLSRNLAPDSLVHKLLDVMNNQEPQLPAPEIEKQGQDYIRPILSKYSAVCVRCQGYGTRTNTIILIDGTGHVSFTEHTMLHSDVNQWKTSSFQFRLLQ; translated from the exons ATGTGTATCATCTTCTTTAAGTTCGATCCCCGCCCTGCATCAAAAAATGCGTACAG GCTCATCTTGGCTGCCAATAGAGATGAATTCTATCACAGGCCATCCAAGATAGCAGATTTCTGGGGGAATGGTAACGAGATCCTCAGTG GGCTGGACATGGAGGAGGGGAAGGAAGGAGGGACCTGGCTGGGAATCAGTAAGCGAGGGAAGCTCGCTGCTCTAACAAACTATCTAGAACCCAAGATCAACACTGACGCCCAGGGGAGAG GCAGTCTGGTTTCAAACTTCCTGACTGAGCGCCTGGACAGCTTCTCTTACCTGAAGAAAGTCTCTTCTGAAGGGCACTTGTACAATGGCTTTAACTTGATAACAGCAGATTTCAA CAGGCCGAAAGAAGATACATTTTGTTATTACGGAAACAGAGGAGGCCCAGAACCCATTTGCTTGAAAGCAG GTATTTATGGGCTCAGCAACTCTTTGCTGGAGACTCCGTGGAAGAAGCTCCAGCACGGCAAGCAGCTCTTCACCGAGGTGCTGTCCCGGAACCTGGCTCCTGACAGCCTGGTGCACAAGCTGCTGGACGTCATGAACAATCAGGAACC ACAATTACCAGCCCCAGAAATCGAGAAGCAGGGTCAGGATTATATCCGTCCGATTCTGAGCAAGTACAGTGCGGTGTGTGTGCGCTGCCAGGGCTACGGTACAAG GACCAACACTATTATCCTCATCGATGGAACAGGGCACGTCTCTTTCACAGAGCACACCATGCTGCACTCTGACGTGAACCAGTGGAAAACGAGCTCTTTCCAGTTCAGACTCCTCCAGTAA
- the LOC117427955 gene encoding transport and Golgi organization protein 2 homolog isoform X2 encodes MCIIFFKFDPRPASKNAYRLILAANRDEFYHRPSKIADFWGNGNEILSGLDMEEGKEGGTWLGISKRGKLAALTNYLEPKINTDAQGRGSLVSNFLTERLDSFSYLKKVSSEGHLYNGFNLITADFKPKEDTFCYYGNRGGPEPICLKAGIYGLSNSLLETPWKKLQHGKQLFTEVLSRNLAPDSLVHKLLDVMNNQEPQLPAPEIEKQGQDYIRPILSKYSAVCVRCQGYGTRTNTIILIDGTGHVSFTEHTMLHSDVNQWKTSSFQFRLLQ; translated from the exons ATGTGTATCATCTTCTTTAAGTTCGATCCCCGCCCTGCATCAAAAAATGCGTACAG GCTCATCTTGGCTGCCAATAGAGATGAATTCTATCACAGGCCATCCAAGATAGCAGATTTCTGGGGGAATGGTAACGAGATCCTCAGTG GGCTGGACATGGAGGAGGGGAAGGAAGGAGGGACCTGGCTGGGAATCAGTAAGCGAGGGAAGCTCGCTGCTCTAACAAACTATCTAGAACCCAAGATCAACACTGACGCCCAGGGGAGAG GCAGTCTGGTTTCAAACTTCCTGACTGAGCGCCTGGACAGCTTCTCTTACCTGAAGAAAGTCTCTTCTGAAGGGCACTTGTACAATGGCTTTAACTTGATAACAGCAGATTTCAA GCCGAAAGAAGATACATTTTGTTATTACGGAAACAGAGGAGGCCCAGAACCCATTTGCTTGAAAGCAG GTATTTATGGGCTCAGCAACTCTTTGCTGGAGACTCCGTGGAAGAAGCTCCAGCACGGCAAGCAGCTCTTCACCGAGGTGCTGTCCCGGAACCTGGCTCCTGACAGCCTGGTGCACAAGCTGCTGGACGTCATGAACAATCAGGAACC ACAATTACCAGCCCCAGAAATCGAGAAGCAGGGTCAGGATTATATCCGTCCGATTCTGAGCAAGTACAGTGCGGTGTGTGTGCGCTGCCAGGGCTACGGTACAAG GACCAACACTATTATCCTCATCGATGGAACAGGGCACGTCTCTTTCACAGAGCACACCATGCTGCACTCTGACGTGAACCAGTGGAAAACGAGCTCTTTCCAGTTCAGACTCCTCCAGTAA